In Mycolicibacterium mucogenicum DSM 44124, the following are encoded in one genomic region:
- the map gene encoding type I methionyl aminopeptidase, with the protein MSVRTALRPGEVSATLPVPKSIPRPEYAWKPTVREGSEPWVQTPEVIEKMRVAGRIAAQALAEAGKAVAPGVTTDHLDRVAHEYMLDHGAYPSTLGYKGFPKSCCTSLNEIICHGIPDSTVIEDGDIVNIDVTAYKDGVHGDTNATFLAGDVSEEHRLLVERTHEATMRAIKAVKPGRQLSVVGRVIESYANRFGYNVVRDFTGHGIGETFHNGLIVLHYDKPEVDTVLEPGMTFTIEPMINLGSLDYEIWDDDWTVATVDKKWTAQFEHTLVVTEDGAEILTLP; encoded by the coding sequence ATGTCTGTTCGTACTGCGCTTCGCCCCGGCGAGGTGTCCGCCACCCTGCCGGTGCCCAAGTCGATCCCGCGCCCCGAGTACGCGTGGAAGCCGACGGTGCGCGAGGGCAGCGAGCCCTGGGTGCAGACTCCCGAGGTGATCGAGAAGATGCGCGTCGCCGGCCGCATCGCTGCCCAGGCGCTCGCCGAGGCCGGCAAGGCCGTCGCACCCGGCGTCACGACCGACCACCTGGACCGGGTGGCGCACGAGTACATGCTCGACCACGGCGCCTACCCGTCGACGCTGGGCTACAAGGGTTTTCCCAAGTCCTGCTGCACCTCGCTGAACGAGATCATCTGCCACGGCATCCCCGATTCGACGGTGATCGAGGACGGTGACATCGTCAACATCGACGTCACCGCCTACAAGGACGGCGTGCACGGCGACACCAACGCCACCTTCCTGGCCGGCGACGTGTCCGAGGAGCACCGGCTGCTGGTCGAGCGCACCCACGAAGCCACGATGCGGGCCATCAAGGCGGTCAAGCCGGGACGGCAGCTGTCGGTGGTCGGCCGGGTCATCGAGTCGTACGCAAACCGGTTCGGCTACAACGTGGTTCGCGACTTCACCGGACACGGCATCGGTGAGACGTTCCACAACGGCCTGATCGTGCTGCACTACGACAAGCCCGAGGTCGACACCGTGCTGGAGCCGGGCATGACCTTCACCATCGAGCCGATGATCAACCTCGGCTCGCTCGACTACGAGATCTGGGACGACGACTGGACCGTCGCGACCGTGGACAAGAAGTGGACGGCGCAGTTCGAGCACACCCTCGTGGTGACCGAAGACGGCGCCGAAATCCTGACCCTGCCGTGA
- a CDS encoding DUF1707 SHOCT-like domain-containing protein, which produces MTDSDEIAVLRVSDADRNGTLRRLHNAVALGLIDMDEFSERSALVALARQQAELAVLVGDLPAPNAIVTGSADRVELRGVMGSLKRQGEWVVPTRLALVRRVGSIDLDLTRARFGGPIVVIELDLKFSSLDLRLPDGASASIDDVEVAVGSATDHRKDAPADGTPHVILTGRVVFGSVDIRGPRRTWFGRGDR; this is translated from the coding sequence ATGACCGACAGCGACGAGATCGCGGTCCTGCGCGTCTCCGACGCCGACCGCAACGGCACGCTCCGGCGGCTGCACAACGCGGTGGCTCTGGGGCTCATCGACATGGACGAGTTCTCCGAGCGGTCCGCGTTGGTCGCCCTCGCCCGTCAGCAGGCTGAGCTGGCGGTGCTGGTCGGCGACCTGCCCGCGCCCAACGCGATCGTCACGGGCTCGGCCGACCGCGTCGAACTGCGCGGTGTCATGGGGTCGCTCAAGCGGCAGGGTGAGTGGGTCGTGCCGACCCGGCTCGCGCTGGTCCGGCGCGTCGGCTCGATCGACCTGGACCTGACGCGGGCCCGGTTCGGTGGGCCCATCGTGGTGATCGAACTCGATCTCAAGTTCAGCTCGCTGGATCTTCGGTTGCCCGACGGCGCCAGCGCCTCCATCGACGACGTCGAGGTGGCCGTCGGCAGTGCCACCGACCATCGCAAGGACGCGCCCGCCGACGGCACCCCGCACGTCATCCTGACCGGGCGGGTGGTGTTCGGGTCGGTCGATATCCGCGGGCCGCGCCGGACGTGGTTCGGCCGCGGCGACCGATAA
- a CDS encoding TAXI family TRAP transporter solute-binding subunit, producing the protein MTLTRRAFLASSAAAVAAGCLPNNTQGTIRLAAGDRGGLYLAVGEIFAQRLRVRYPGITVTVMPTAGSVDNLELLRSGQADMALAQADVVEQQLRTRPPTDVPPAVARVYENYLQLVVPDHSAIRQVNDLAGLTVSTGPSGSGVAAITTVLFRAANLTDRVRRADLRLNEAVAALGNRTIDALVWSGGIPTPAIAELDKTLPLRILDLTPWVAPMTELASYPYLLLRAPIGAYVPSSVYTIGSPDLLLCRPGLPNALAAAAVDVLANDATQLMPPEVRGLQYLQPPSMIQTGRIPLHPGAIEEYRILHG; encoded by the coding sequence ATGACCCTGACCCGGCGCGCTTTCCTCGCCTCCTCTGCCGCGGCGGTCGCCGCGGGATGCCTGCCGAACAACACCCAGGGCACAATCCGGCTGGCCGCCGGAGATCGCGGTGGTCTCTACCTGGCGGTGGGCGAGATCTTCGCCCAGCGCCTCCGGGTTCGGTATCCCGGCATCACGGTCACCGTGATGCCCACCGCGGGCAGCGTCGACAATCTCGAGCTACTGCGGTCGGGCCAGGCGGACATGGCACTCGCACAGGCCGACGTGGTCGAGCAGCAGTTGCGAACCCGGCCGCCCACCGACGTCCCGCCGGCGGTCGCGCGAGTCTACGAGAACTATCTGCAGCTGGTCGTCCCCGACCACTCCGCCATCCGGCAGGTGAATGACCTTGCCGGACTGACCGTTTCCACCGGACCGTCCGGTTCCGGCGTCGCGGCCATCACCACGGTGCTCTTTCGTGCGGCGAATCTGACCGATCGGGTCCGGCGGGCCGACCTGCGCCTGAACGAGGCGGTTGCCGCGCTGGGCAACCGCACCATCGACGCGCTGGTCTGGTCCGGCGGCATCCCGACGCCCGCCATCGCCGAGCTCGACAAGACGCTGCCCCTGCGCATTCTGGACCTGACGCCGTGGGTGGCACCGATGACAGAACTGGCGTCCTACCCCTATCTGCTCCTGCGCGCGCCGATCGGCGCCTACGTGCCGTCGAGCGTGTACACCATCGGCTCCCCCGACCTGCTGCTGTGCCGGCCCGGCCTGCCGAACGCACTCGCGGCGGCCGCGGTCGATGTATTGGCGAACGACGCAACGCAACTCATGCCGCCCGAAGTCCGCGGACTGCAGTACCTGCAGCCGCCGTCGATGATCCAGACCGGCCGAATCCCGTTGCACCCCGGCGCCATCGAGGAATACCGCATCCTGCACGGCTGA
- a CDS encoding cobyric acid synthase translates to MTGGALLVAGTTSDAGKSMVVAGLCRLLARKGVRVAPFKAQNMSNNSAVTVEGGEIGRAQAMQARAAGLAPSVRFNPVLLKPGGDRTSQLVVRGVVAGTVAAGDYFTRRTQLATVVSDELASLRSEFDVVICEGAGSPAEINLRATDVANMGLARAANLPVVVVGDIDRGGLLAHLYGTVAVLEPADQKLIAGFLVNKFRGDPALLEPGLRQLESLTGRPTYGVIPYCDDLWLDAEDSLSVTPRGQLGRPTAPRGRDVLTVAAVRLPRISNSTDVEALACEPGVHVRWVDTAAELAGADVVVLPGSKATVSDLNWLRERGLAEAATAHARSGRAVLGVCGGFQMLCTTIHDTVESGAGRVPGLGLLDADIEFDADKTLKHWDTPLYGYEIHHGRVARCAEPDWLGVGIRRGQVYGTHWHGLLDNDAVRRTWLTEVATSCGKDGFVVADDVNVAALRDVQLDVMADLLAAHVDIDAVLKLVESGAPARPVISSVCR, encoded by the coding sequence GTGACCGGAGGGGCTCTGCTGGTCGCCGGCACCACGTCGGACGCCGGTAAGTCGATGGTGGTGGCCGGGCTGTGCCGGCTGCTCGCCCGCAAGGGTGTGCGGGTGGCGCCGTTCAAGGCCCAGAACATGTCGAACAATTCGGCCGTCACGGTCGAAGGCGGCGAGATCGGGCGGGCCCAGGCGATGCAGGCCCGGGCGGCCGGGCTGGCGCCCAGCGTGCGGTTCAACCCGGTCCTGCTCAAGCCCGGCGGCGACCGGACCTCGCAGCTCGTGGTGCGCGGCGTCGTCGCCGGTACGGTGGCGGCGGGGGACTACTTCACCCGCCGGACACAGCTGGCCACCGTCGTGTCCGACGAATTGGCCTCGCTGCGAAGCGAATTCGATGTGGTGATCTGTGAAGGTGCGGGCTCGCCCGCCGAGATCAACCTGCGGGCCACCGATGTCGCCAACATGGGCCTGGCCCGCGCCGCGAACCTGCCGGTGGTCGTCGTCGGCGACATCGACCGCGGCGGGCTGCTGGCGCACCTGTACGGCACGGTGGCGGTACTGGAACCCGCGGACCAGAAACTGATCGCCGGGTTCCTCGTCAACAAGTTCCGGGGCGACCCGGCGCTGCTGGAACCCGGCCTGCGGCAACTGGAATCGCTCACCGGACGCCCGACCTACGGCGTGATCCCGTACTGCGACGACCTGTGGCTCGACGCCGAGGACTCGCTGTCGGTCACGCCACGTGGGCAGCTGGGCCGGCCGACGGCGCCGCGCGGCCGGGATGTCCTGACGGTGGCCGCCGTGCGACTGCCCCGCATCTCGAACTCCACCGACGTCGAGGCCCTCGCGTGCGAGCCGGGGGTGCACGTCCGCTGGGTCGACACCGCCGCCGAGTTGGCCGGCGCCGATGTGGTGGTGCTGCCCGGCAGCAAGGCGACCGTTTCCGACCTGAACTGGCTGCGCGAGCGTGGACTCGCCGAAGCCGCCACGGCGCATGCCCGGTCCGGTCGCGCGGTGCTCGGCGTCTGCGGCGGGTTCCAGATGCTGTGCACGACGATCCACGACACCGTCGAGTCCGGCGCGGGCCGGGTCCCCGGCCTGGGTCTGCTGGATGCCGACATCGAGTTCGATGCCGACAAGACCCTGAAACACTGGGATACGCCGTTGTACGGCTACGAGATTCACCACGGCCGGGTCGCGCGGTGCGCGGAGCCGGACTGGCTGGGAGTCGGCATCCGGCGCGGCCAGGTGTACGGCACCCACTGGCACGGGCTGCTCGACAACGACGCCGTGCGGCGGACCTGGCTCACCGAGGTCGCGACGAGCTGTGGCAAGGACGGGTTCGTCGTCGCCGACGACGTGAACGTCGCCGCGTTGCGCGACGTGCAACTCGACGTGATGGCCGATCTGCTTGCCGCACATGTGGATATCGACGCGGTGCTGAAGCTCGTCGAATCCGGTGCGCCGGCCCGGCCGGTGATCAGCAGCGTGTGCCGGTGA
- a CDS encoding sensor histidine kinase, which translates to MGLRVRALLMTLLLIATAALAIPLALSLADHRTNVLHTERERQLTTLADVAASAGALDTELVERYHRVYGEGVLIVDADGRTLAAAGLSVTDPGVTTAAERALSDAPAAPRTRIMPWDRRPMLQAKGIRRNGELVGAVVLGVDPATAAHDITVDWLWIAAGCIVLLGVAAVTAQSVTRWVLRPLVGLERAVEDMAGGIAGQPAHVSGPPELRRFTSAFNAMAQAVHASLDHQRRLIADASHQLRNPLAAVRLRADTLEDHVAESGRPTYDSMSAELDRLENLLAQLLRLARAEEASHSHRSGLVAAVHDSTDLDSVVEQRLDFWQTTADPNDQRLRFETAHAHLAVQMPRHDVEQLLDIALDNALRYSGTGTTVTVSTVPTDTGIDLTVSDNGPGLPADTVSQAATRFWRGHDDSQGTGLGLAIATEIAAAHGGLASVERSPDGGLAVRYHLPASTS; encoded by the coding sequence GTGGGTCTGCGGGTTCGCGCGCTGCTGATGACGCTGCTGCTCATCGCGACGGCGGCGCTGGCGATCCCGCTGGCCCTGAGCCTGGCCGACCACCGCACCAACGTCCTGCACACCGAACGCGAGCGGCAACTGACGACGCTGGCCGACGTCGCCGCCAGCGCGGGCGCACTCGACACCGAACTGGTCGAGCGTTACCACCGGGTGTACGGCGAAGGCGTGTTGATCGTCGACGCGGACGGCCGGACGCTCGCCGCCGCCGGCTTGTCGGTCACCGATCCGGGGGTGACGACGGCCGCCGAGCGGGCGTTGTCCGACGCTCCCGCCGCACCGCGGACCCGGATCATGCCGTGGGACCGGCGACCGATGCTGCAGGCCAAGGGAATTCGGCGGAACGGCGAGCTGGTCGGCGCGGTGGTCCTGGGCGTCGACCCGGCCACCGCCGCACACGACATCACCGTGGACTGGTTGTGGATCGCGGCGGGCTGCATCGTCTTGCTCGGGGTTGCGGCCGTCACCGCGCAGAGCGTGACCCGGTGGGTGCTGCGGCCGCTGGTCGGGCTGGAGCGGGCCGTCGAGGACATGGCCGGCGGCATCGCCGGCCAGCCGGCTCACGTGTCGGGACCGCCCGAGCTGCGGCGCTTCACGTCGGCGTTCAACGCCATGGCGCAGGCGGTGCACGCCTCGCTCGATCATCAACGCCGGCTCATCGCCGACGCCTCCCACCAGTTGCGCAACCCACTGGCCGCCGTGCGGCTGCGTGCCGACACCCTCGAAGACCACGTCGCCGAATCGGGGCGCCCGACCTACGACTCGATGTCGGCGGAGCTGGACCGGTTGGAGAACCTGCTGGCCCAGTTGCTCCGCCTGGCGCGCGCCGAGGAGGCCAGCCACAGCCACCGTTCCGGTCTGGTTGCGGCAGTGCATGACTCGACAGATCTGGACAGCGTCGTCGAGCAGCGGCTGGACTTCTGGCAGACCACCGCAGACCCCAACGACCAGCGACTGCGTTTCGAGACCGCCCACGCCCACCTCGCCGTCCAGATGCCGCGCCACGATGTCGAGCAACTCTTGGACATCGCGCTGGACAACGCCTTGCGCTACTCCGGCACGGGCACCACCGTCACCGTGTCGACGGTGCCGACCGACACCGGCATCGATCTCACCGTCAGCGACAACGGCCCCGGCCTACCGGCCGACACCGTCTCGCAGGCGGCCACCCGGTTCTGGCGCGGGCACGACGACAGCCAGGGCACCGGCCTCGGCCTGGCCATCGCCACCGAAATCGCGGCCGCACACGGCGGATTGGCGTCGGTCGAGCGGTCCCCCGACGGTGGTCTCGCGGTCCGCTATCACCTGCCGGCGAGCACATCATGA
- a CDS encoding penicillin-binding transpeptidase domain-containing protein produces MATHTSSVSRSAALLSVVAVAGAMTACTPKPNGPEPTAQAFFAALGRGDTGAAADLSDKPNDARTAINQAWSGLQATKLDAQVLGSKYTQDTGKITYRYTWHLPKDRIWAYTGQLNMIRQDGRWQVRWGSTDLHPNLGEHQSFQLRADQPVRASVNELGGTNVLVPGYHYNYALNARSAAGELMRTSRVVADVLRQFDNTMDAQRLAEQASSSTGPLNLITLRREDNDKVSGALAHLPGVVITPQPEMVPTDPRFAPAIVTEVKKQVADQLIGQPGWRVVSVNQNGADIDVLNEVPGKPAPSITISLDRNVQNAAQDAVNMVGRKAMIVAIKPSTGEILAVAQNAAADADGPTATMGLYPPGSTFKMVTAGAAIETDMAGPNTLLGCPGTIDIGHRTIPNYDRFDLGVVPMSRAFANSCNTTFAELASRMPPRALTNAAAQYGIGADYQVAGIDTVTGKVPPTVNLAERTEDGFGQGKVVVSPFGMALAAATVAAGKTPLPQLIEGRPTTVSGNTAPITTKMIDGLRPMMQLVVTNGTAKDLRGSGDVRGKTGEAEFQGGSHAWFAGYRGDMAFAALIVGGGGSETAVRMCRDMFKGLPPDYLA; encoded by the coding sequence ATGGCAACGCACACATCATCCGTTTCACGCTCGGCCGCGTTGTTGTCGGTGGTGGCGGTCGCAGGAGCGATGACGGCCTGCACCCCGAAGCCCAACGGCCCCGAGCCCACCGCGCAGGCGTTCTTCGCCGCGCTCGGCCGCGGCGACACCGGTGCCGCCGCCGACCTGTCCGACAAGCCCAATGACGCCCGCACCGCGATCAACCAGGCCTGGTCGGGCCTGCAGGCGACCAAGCTCGACGCGCAGGTACTCGGCTCCAAGTACACCCAGGACACCGGCAAGATCACCTACCGGTACACCTGGCACCTGCCCAAGGATCGCATCTGGGCCTACACCGGACAGCTCAACATGATCCGGCAGGACGGCCGGTGGCAAGTCCGTTGGGGCAGCACGGATTTGCATCCCAACCTGGGGGAGCACCAGAGCTTCCAGCTGCGCGCCGACCAACCGGTCCGCGCCTCGGTCAACGAACTCGGTGGCACGAATGTTCTGGTACCCGGGTACCACTACAACTACGCGCTGAACGCCCGTTCCGCGGCGGGCGAGCTGATGCGGACCTCCCGCGTGGTCGCCGACGTCCTGCGACAGTTCGACAACACCATGGACGCCCAGCGGCTCGCCGAACAGGCCAGCTCGTCCACCGGACCGCTGAACCTCATCACCCTGCGCCGCGAGGACAACGACAAGGTGTCCGGGGCGCTCGCGCACCTGCCCGGTGTGGTCATCACGCCGCAGCCCGAGATGGTGCCCACCGACCCCCGATTCGCGCCGGCGATCGTCACCGAGGTCAAGAAGCAGGTGGCCGATCAGCTGATCGGCCAGCCCGGCTGGCGCGTCGTCAGCGTCAACCAGAACGGCGCCGACATCGACGTCCTCAACGAGGTGCCGGGCAAGCCGGCGCCGTCGATCACCATCAGCCTGGACCGCAACGTGCAGAACGCCGCCCAGGACGCCGTGAACATGGTGGGCCGCAAGGCGATGATCGTCGCGATCAAGCCGTCGACGGGCGAAATCCTGGCCGTGGCCCAGAACGCGGCCGCCGACGCCGACGGCCCGACCGCCACCATGGGCCTGTACCCGCCCGGGTCGACGTTCAAGATGGTCACCGCAGGCGCCGCCATCGAAACCGACATGGCCGGGCCCAACACGCTGCTCGGCTGCCCCGGCACGATCGACATCGGGCATCGCACCATTCCGAACTACGACCGGTTCGACCTGGGCGTCGTCCCGATGTCCAGAGCCTTCGCGAACTCGTGCAACACGACGTTCGCCGAGCTGGCCAGCCGGATGCCGCCGCGCGCCCTGACGAATGCCGCCGCCCAGTACGGCATCGGCGCCGACTACCAGGTCGCCGGCATCGACACCGTCACCGGGAAGGTGCCGCCCACGGTGAACCTGGCCGAGCGCACCGAGGACGGCTTCGGTCAAGGCAAGGTCGTGGTCAGCCCCTTCGGGATGGCACTGGCAGCGGCGACCGTCGCGGCCGGAAAGACCCCGCTCCCGCAGCTGATCGAGGGCCGCCCGACGACCGTGTCCGGCAACACGGCGCCGATCACGACGAAGATGATCGACGGCCTGCGGCCCATGATGCAGCTGGTGGTGACCAACGGCACAGCCAAGGATCTGCGCGGCAGCGGCGACGTACGGGGGAAGACCGGGGAAGCCGAGTTCCAGGGCGGCTCGCACGCCTGGTTCGCCGGCTACCGCGGTGACATGGCCTTCGCGGCCCTGATCGTCGGCGGCGGTGGGTCGGAGACCGCGGTCCGCATGTGCCGGGACATGTTCAAGGGCCTGCCACCCGATTACCTGGCCTGA
- a CDS encoding response regulator transcription factor, with protein MRVLLVEDDQGVAAALVELLEQTGLTVTHTTRGDDALNRVKGCDLVLLDLGLPDMDGLDVLRTLRRASTAPVIIMTARDSDGAVVLGLRAGADDYLVKPVRKAVLLARIEAVMRRVQRGTGPVARPPVVAGPVTIDRDRHEVTVGGQAQALTKTEYQILATLAARQGEAVSREEVMLECWGTAVVGRSRSLDFFVGQIRSKLAGIPLHTVRGFGYRLDH; from the coding sequence ATGCGCGTGCTGCTCGTCGAGGACGACCAGGGTGTCGCCGCTGCGCTCGTCGAGCTCCTCGAACAGACCGGGCTCACCGTCACCCACACCACGCGCGGCGACGACGCACTCAATCGCGTCAAGGGCTGCGACCTGGTGTTACTGGATTTGGGTCTGCCCGACATGGACGGGCTGGACGTGCTGCGGACGCTGCGCCGCGCGTCGACCGCGCCGGTCATCATCATGACGGCGCGCGACAGCGACGGCGCCGTGGTGCTGGGGCTGCGCGCCGGGGCCGACGACTACCTGGTCAAGCCCGTCCGAAAGGCGGTGCTGCTGGCCCGGATCGAGGCCGTCATGCGGCGGGTGCAGCGCGGCACCGGCCCCGTCGCCCGCCCGCCGGTGGTGGCCGGGCCGGTGACCATCGATCGCGACCGGCACGAGGTCACCGTGGGCGGCCAGGCGCAGGCGCTGACCAAGACCGAGTACCAGATCCTGGCCACGCTGGCTGCCCGTCAGGGTGAGGCGGTCAGCCGTGAAGAGGTGATGCTCGAATGCTGGGGCACCGCCGTGGTGGGCCGCTCGCGATCCCTGGATTTCTTCGTGGGCCAGATTCGGTCCAAGCTGGCCGGAATACCTCTGCACACCGTGCGCGGCTTCGGTTACCGGTTGGACCACTGA
- a CDS encoding GNAT family N-acetyltransferase produces MSAPPLFRIADARRISVVREIAQVQQVFDEDPVGTCMVAARVGDHGLDPVAIGGELWTRSQPMESLCFAGVNLIPMRGTAADMMVFADKVMSAPRRCSSLVGRAELVLPMWQQLAQVWGPAREVRDCQPLLTLSDAPQCPVDPAVRPVRMDELDAYVVAAVDMFIGEVGVDPRMGDGGRGYRRRLAGLIAAGRAWARFEDGQVVFKAEIGAQTSRVGQIQGVWVHPDWRGRGLGAAGTAALASAVLRSGRTPSLYVNDFNAPARAIYRRIGFSQLGTYATVLLD; encoded by the coding sequence ATGTCGGCACCTCCTCTGTTCCGGATCGCAGATGCGCGCCGGATATCAGTGGTGCGCGAAATTGCCCAGGTGCAGCAGGTCTTCGACGAGGATCCGGTCGGCACCTGCATGGTGGCCGCCCGGGTCGGTGACCACGGCCTCGATCCGGTGGCCATCGGCGGCGAGCTGTGGACGCGTAGCCAGCCCATGGAGTCCCTGTGCTTTGCCGGGGTGAACCTGATCCCGATGCGGGGCACCGCGGCCGACATGATGGTGTTCGCCGACAAGGTCATGAGTGCGCCGCGGCGGTGTTCGTCGCTGGTGGGTCGCGCCGAGTTGGTGCTGCCGATGTGGCAGCAGCTGGCCCAGGTGTGGGGCCCGGCCCGCGAGGTCCGGGACTGCCAGCCGCTGCTGACGCTGTCCGACGCTCCGCAGTGCCCCGTCGACCCCGCGGTGCGTCCGGTCCGGATGGACGAGCTGGACGCGTATGTCGTTGCGGCAGTGGACATGTTCATCGGCGAAGTCGGGGTCGACCCACGCATGGGCGACGGCGGCCGCGGCTACCGCCGCCGGCTGGCGGGGCTGATCGCGGCGGGCCGGGCCTGGGCGCGGTTCGAGGATGGCCAGGTGGTGTTCAAGGCCGAGATCGGCGCTCAGACGTCACGAGTCGGTCAGATCCAGGGTGTGTGGGTGCACCCCGACTGGCGTGGCCGTGGCCTCGGCGCCGCGGGTACCGCGGCGTTGGCGTCGGCGGTGCTGCGCAGCGGCCGGACCCCCAGCCTCTACGTCAACGATTTCAACGCCCCGGCTCGGGCGATCTACCGGCGCATCGGGTTCAGTCAGCTGGGCACGTACGCCACGGTGTTGCTGGACTGA
- a CDS encoding amino acid permease yields the protein MPEGHEALTEDELLLAKLGYSQELHRSWSGFSNFAISFSIISILSGCFTSFGLGWNNGGPAAIAWGWPIVATFILVIGLCMSELVSAFPTSGGIYWWAAKLGGAKAGFYAGWLNLIGLVAILASVAYGCATFIDLTLGTLSADWLAGYSLTRTFVIFVAILGISALINIFSSHLLAIINNVSVWWHVFGAAAVIGILIFVPSHHASFSDVFAKTINNSGMFGGATSGAGWLFVVLPISVILTQYTITGYDASAHLSEETKSAAGAAAKGIWRSIFYSAVGGWILLLAFLFAVQDSDAVSKGGGAVAAIFNQAMSSNWATAVLFISTAGQFFCAVACQTSASRMLFAFSRDRAVPGHRWWSEVNKHRVPTHSVTITAVVAAALTLPALVKVDINGTPTPVAFYAVVSIGVVGVYLCFAVPIYYRWRAGDEFATGSWNLRGHHKWMAPVALAEITITSIIAMFPTSLGGVPWDPSFEWKFVNYTPLLVGGVLFLLYIYWHVSVKNWFTGPIKQVEEPVEPTAPAEPVGEPG from the coding sequence GTGCCAGAAGGACACGAAGCACTCACCGAAGACGAGCTGCTACTGGCCAAGCTCGGCTACAGCCAGGAACTGCATCGCTCCTGGTCCGGCTTCAGCAACTTCGCCATCTCGTTCTCGATCATCTCCATCCTCTCGGGGTGCTTCACCTCGTTCGGGCTGGGCTGGAACAATGGCGGACCCGCCGCCATCGCCTGGGGCTGGCCGATCGTCGCGACGTTCATCCTCGTCATCGGCCTCTGTATGTCCGAACTGGTGTCGGCGTTCCCGACCTCCGGCGGAATCTATTGGTGGGCAGCAAAACTCGGCGGTGCGAAGGCCGGTTTCTATGCCGGCTGGCTCAACCTCATCGGCCTGGTGGCCATCCTCGCCTCGGTGGCCTACGGCTGTGCGACATTCATCGACCTCACCTTGGGCACCCTCAGCGCCGACTGGCTGGCGGGATACAGCCTCACCCGGACATTCGTCATCTTCGTCGCCATCCTGGGCATCTCGGCGCTGATCAACATCTTCTCCAGCCACCTGCTGGCGATCATCAACAACGTCTCGGTGTGGTGGCACGTCTTCGGCGCGGCCGCCGTCATCGGCATCCTGATCTTCGTGCCGAGCCACCACGCGAGTTTCTCGGACGTCTTCGCCAAGACGATCAACAACAGCGGCATGTTCGGCGGCGCGACCTCGGGCGCCGGTTGGCTGTTCGTGGTGCTGCCGATCTCGGTGATCCTCACGCAGTACACGATCACCGGGTACGACGCGTCGGCACACCTGTCGGAGGAGACCAAGAGCGCGGCGGGCGCGGCTGCCAAGGGCATCTGGCGGTCCATCTTCTACTCGGCCGTCGGCGGCTGGATTCTGTTGCTGGCCTTCCTGTTCGCGGTCCAGGATTCCGATGCGGTGTCCAAGGGCGGCGGCGCGGTGGCCGCCATCTTCAACCAGGCGATGAGCTCGAACTGGGCGACGGCGGTGCTGTTCATCTCGACGGCCGGCCAGTTCTTCTGCGCCGTCGCCTGCCAGACCAGCGCATCCCGCATGCTGTTCGCTTTCAGCCGGGACCGTGCCGTGCCCGGCCACCGGTGGTGGTCGGAGGTCAACAAGCATCGGGTGCCGACGCACAGCGTCACGATCACCGCGGTCGTGGCCGCCGCACTCACGCTGCCGGCCCTGGTCAAGGTCGACATCAACGGCACGCCCACGCCCGTGGCGTTCTATGCCGTCGTGTCCATCGGCGTCGTCGGGGTGTACCTGTGCTTCGCCGTCCCGATCTACTACCGCTGGCGGGCCGGTGATGAATTCGCCACGGGCAGTTGGAATCTGCGCGGCCACCACAAGTGGATGGCACCGGTGGCGCTGGCCGAGATCACGATCACCTCGATCATCGCGATGTTCCCGACGTCCCTCGGCGGCGTGCCGTGGGACCCGAGTTTCGAGTGGAAGTTCGTGAACTACACGCCGCTGCTGGTCGGTGGCGTCCTGTTTCTGCTCTACATCTACTGGCACGTGTCGGTGAAGAACTGGTTCACCGGGCCCATCAAGCAGGTCGAGGAGCCCGTAGAACCGACAGCACCGGCAGAGCCGGTCGGCGAACCGGGCTGA